From the genome of Argentina anserina chromosome 4, drPotAnse1.1, whole genome shotgun sequence, one region includes:
- the LOC126790125 gene encoding 3'-5' exonuclease-like isoform X1, whose protein sequence is MEPSQSHHDTNAKATAATLYESEWDDEPFTEEDLQAIEAAFEAATAASLSKKRRANPDDDKVTDQLPIARGRFPSSVLALQHPNAFALSPCSQANTRMRYPVLKFGGRVRYSRTTVEVEKAAMEVLTTVNTKKSEMGLNAVGFDIEWKPTFQRGVPPGKVAVLQICGDTSCCHVMHIIHSGIPRSLQLLLESSSILKVGAGIANDAVKIFKDYNVSIKALEDLSFLANQKLGDSQNWGLASLTEKLICKQLLKPKKIRLGNWETKYLSKEQLQYAATDAYASWYLHEVLRSLPDAEELEKVTSDHQSEEQPASCTDFQTEGLQAAQL, encoded by the exons ATGGAGCCCTCGCAATCTCACCATGACACCAACGCCAAAGCCACTGCCGCCACCTTATATGAGTCGGAATGGGATGATGAGCCCTTCACAGAGGAAGACCTCCAAGCCATTGAAGCCGCATTCGAAGCCGCTACTGCAGCTTCTCTCTCCAAAAAGCGACGCGCCAATCCTGACGACGACAAAGTCACGGACCAGCTCCCCATTGCCCGGGGCCGGTTTCCGAGTTCGGTTCTTGCTCTCCAGCATCCCAACGCCTTCGCTCTCTCGCCTTGTAGTCAAG CCAATACAAGGATGAGATATCCTGTGCTGAAGTTTGGAGGTCGGGTTAGATATAGCAGGACCACAGTTGAAGTGGAGAAAGCTGCCATGGAGGTCTTAACGACTGTGAACACAAAGAAAAGCGAAATGGGTCTAAATGCAGTTGGTTTTGACATTGAGTGGAAACCTACATTCCAAAGAG GTGTTCCACCTGGGAAGGTTGCAGTCCTGCAGATATGTGGAGACACAAGTTGTTGTCATGTGATGCATATCATACATTCTGGAATTCCTCGAAGTCTGCAGTTACTTCTTGAAAGCTCTTCAATTTTGAAG GTCGGAGCTGGTATCGCTAATGATGCTGTTAAGATCTTCAAGGATTATAATGTATCCATTAAAGCTTTGGAGGATCTTTCATTTCTGGCTAATCAGAAGCTTGGAGATTCGCAGAATTGGGGTCTTGCATCCCTAACTGAGAAGCTCATTTGTAAACAG CTTCTGAAGCCCAAAAAAATTCGATTGGGTAACTGGGAAACCAAATATTTATCAAAAGAGCAGCTGCAGTATGCTGCTACCGATGCATACGCATCATGGTATCTTCATGAG GTGCTAAGGAGCCTCCCTGATGCTGAAGAACTTGAAAAAGTCACATCAGACCACCAGAGTGAGGAACAACCTGCATCATGTACTGATTTTCAGACTGAGGGACTACAAGCTGCACAATTGTAA
- the LOC126790125 gene encoding 3'-5' exonuclease-like isoform X2, whose protein sequence is MEPSQSHHDTNAKATAATLYESEWDDEPFTEEDLQAIEAAFEAATAASLSKKRRANPDDDKVTDQLPIARGRFPSSVLALQHPNAFALSPCSQGVPPGKVAVLQICGDTSCCHVMHIIHSGIPRSLQLLLESSSILKVGAGIANDAVKIFKDYNVSIKALEDLSFLANQKLGDSQNWGLASLTEKLICKQLLKPKKIRLGNWETKYLSKEQLQYAATDAYASWYLHEVLRSLPDAEELEKVTSDHQSEEQPASCTDFQTEGLQAAQL, encoded by the exons ATGGAGCCCTCGCAATCTCACCATGACACCAACGCCAAAGCCACTGCCGCCACCTTATATGAGTCGGAATGGGATGATGAGCCCTTCACAGAGGAAGACCTCCAAGCCATTGAAGCCGCATTCGAAGCCGCTACTGCAGCTTCTCTCTCCAAAAAGCGACGCGCCAATCCTGACGACGACAAAGTCACGGACCAGCTCCCCATTGCCCGGGGCCGGTTTCCGAGTTCGGTTCTTGCTCTCCAGCATCCCAACGCCTTCGCTCTCTCGCCTTGTAGTCAAG GTGTTCCACCTGGGAAGGTTGCAGTCCTGCAGATATGTGGAGACACAAGTTGTTGTCATGTGATGCATATCATACATTCTGGAATTCCTCGAAGTCTGCAGTTACTTCTTGAAAGCTCTTCAATTTTGAAG GTCGGAGCTGGTATCGCTAATGATGCTGTTAAGATCTTCAAGGATTATAATGTATCCATTAAAGCTTTGGAGGATCTTTCATTTCTGGCTAATCAGAAGCTTGGAGATTCGCAGAATTGGGGTCTTGCATCCCTAACTGAGAAGCTCATTTGTAAACAG CTTCTGAAGCCCAAAAAAATTCGATTGGGTAACTGGGAAACCAAATATTTATCAAAAGAGCAGCTGCAGTATGCTGCTACCGATGCATACGCATCATGGTATCTTCATGAG GTGCTAAGGAGCCTCCCTGATGCTGAAGAACTTGAAAAAGTCACATCAGACCACCAGAGTGAGGAACAACCTGCATCATGTACTGATTTTCAGACTGAGGGACTACAAGCTGCACAATTGTAA